The window ATCCGCCCGTCGGTACCGACGATGACGATACCGTCGGGAGCAGCATCCATGTGTTTCGAGACACGCTCTTCGGCCCGGCGCTTCGCGACGGCGTTTTTCACCTGCCGAGCGAGTACCTCGTAGTGGTCCGTCCCGGTCTCCTTCTGGAGGTAGTTGGTGACGCCGGCCGAGATGGCCTCGCTGGCGAGGTCCTCGCTGCCCTTCCCCGTGAACAGGATGAAGGGGATATCGGAGCCCCTCGCCCGAATCTGCTCCAGGAACTCGATGCCGTTCGTCCCCGGCATCTGGTAGTCCGAGACGACACAGTCGAACGGCTCGTCGGCGAGTCGGTCGAGCCCCGCGGCCGCATCGTGTTCCACGACGACGTCGAGCGATTCGTCTGCTCGCTCGAGGAACCGCGACGTGATGTCGGACACCCCCGGATCGTCATCTACCAGCAGTACGCGTACGGCGGTATCTCCGTCCGGACGCGGCCGGGCCGTGGCTCTGTTGGCCGCCATTCTGCGGGTCGTACCCGACCGACAGAAATATGCTTTGGCATCGAATCGAGCGGTGGGAGACGTGCGCCGATACGGGTTCGCTCCTCGTGGAGGCACGGTCTTTTACCCCCCACCGCCGAATCCGGAGCCATGCCCGACCTCGTCGACACACGCATCCAGAACCGGTGGATGGTCCAGCCCAATCACGCGAACAACCTCGGCGCCGCTCACGGGGGGAACGTCCTGAAGTGGATGGACGAGGCCGGTGCGATGAGCGCCGTCCGTTTCTCCGGGGAGATCTGCGTCACCGCACACATGGACGAGGTGAACTTCAAACAGCCCGTTCCCGTCGGGGAGACGGCGTTCATCGACGCCTACGTCTACGGCGCCGGCCGGACCAGCGTGAAGGTCCGCACGCAGGTCTACCGTGAGGACCTCAAGAGCGGCCGCCGGGAGCTGACGACCAACTGCTACATGGTGTTCGTCGCCATCGACCAGGACAACGAACCGGTCCCGGTCCCGGACCTGACCGTCGCCACCGAGGAGGGCGAACGGCTCCACGCGGAGGCGCTGGCGGACGCACCGTAGCTGGACTGGAGCTCGGGCGGAGACAAGTCGAATTACACAGATAGCACCTAGTCAGACAATTTATAACACGCGTTATAGATGTCTGCGACACACAGATGAAAAATGCCCGCCAGCATGGAATGATACCATCCACCAGCGGGGAGTCTGCCGGTGCTGGTCGGGGACACTTCACCTTCGCCGTCTCGCTTCTGGGCAGTCGGAGCGGACTACCGGCCCAGCAACCGGTCGACATGCCGTTTTCCCAGGGCGATGCTGTCGAGGTCTCGGGTCCCCACCTCGAGCGTCGCGGGACCCGACCAGCCGTCCAGCGCCGCGAACAGACCGGCGAAATCGAGTTCGCCCATCCCGGCGGGGAGATGCTCGTCACCGCCACCGCGGGTATCCGAGAGGTGGAGGTGGTCGATGCGGTCGGCGTTAGCGGCGGCGTACTCGCCCAGTTCGACGGGTGGGTCCCCCAGAACTGCGTGTGCGGTGTCGAACGTCGTTCCGAGGCCGTCGGCTGCTCCGTCCTCGGCGAGCGCGTCGACCAGGTCGTCGAACTCCGGCGCGACGAAGGGCCCGTGGATGACGTTCTCCGGCACCGGCGTGACGCCCCGCTCCCGTGCGGCTCTGACGACGCGTCGGGTCCCGTCGACCACGAACTCCCGGACCTCGGTGTCGGTCCAGCCGAGGTCCCACGCATCCGAGGCGGGGTGGAACACAGCCTTCTCGGCCCCGAGGTCGGCCGCCAGGTCGAGACAGGCCCGGCACTCGCGGACGGCCCCGTCCCGGACAGGACCGAACGGCGAGCCGAGGTCGAGCGTGAACGGGAGGTGAACGACGAGCGAGAGCCCAGTGTCGTCGAGGGCGTCCGCGAGGGGGTCGCGCCAGGCATCGGCGCGGGAGCGAGCGTGTGGTCCGTCCAGCAGTACCTCCACGAGGTCGAACCCCTCGCTCGCGGCCCACTCGACCGTCGACCCCACGTCGCGGTGCGGGAGGGTGAACCCCAGGTCGAGGTCGACCGAGGCGTCGACCGGGTCCGGGTCCGGGTCTGGGCGGGTGAACACGGTTGGAGGTCGTCGGCCGCCGTGTTCAACCTCATGGTCGGTGGCACGCTCCGGCGATGCCGCCACCCATGCCGGCGAGCGCGGCCGGGACGCCGGTCGTCGGTCGGTCGTCATCGGCCCGTCCGACACCGCCGACACCCCTTTGACCGGGAGGGCCCCACGCCACGGTATGACCGACGAGGCCGACGGACGACCGGAGGGGGAGCCGGACGTCGATGGGATGGGAACCGCGCCGACGCCCCGTGACCCCGGGGCGACGGAGTCGGCGGTCCGACGGGTCGAGGCGGCCGACGACCCGACGACACCGATGGCGCCGGACGTCCCCGAGGACGTGCGCAAGTACGACCGCTTCAAGAAGATGGACGGCGCCACCTACGACCGCGCCAACGAGTTCCTCCGGGACCGGACCTACATCACGGCCCGGGAGTGGGCCATCGCGCGGCTGTGTGCGGACTTCCGCACGGAGACGGGCGTCGAGATGACGAAAATCGGCGAGAACCTGCCCCACCTCGTCCCGTTCATGACCGATACCTACTCGCCCCAGGCGGTGAACCAGGCGCGGGCCTCGTTCAAGGAGAAGGTCCGAAAGTCCGGCGCGACCTTCCTCTACGGCGCGATGTGTGATTTCTACACCGCCGAGGAGCTGGACGAGTTGATGTACGAGGTGACCGAGGTCGCGAAGTTCCTGCTGGAGGTCGAGGGCGTCGAGCTGACCGTCGAGGAGGAACTCGCCGCGGAGGACCGCATCGGCGACGTGATGCGCGAGGTGCGCGAGTCCTCGGCGGCACTCCGACACGACCACGTCACCTGCCCGGAGTGTGGCCACGAGATCGAGGGCGACGGTACGAACCACGAGAGCGACCACGAACCCGCCAGCGCGGACGACTGACGGCCCGCCGGCACTGTTCCTCCGCGACGAGTCCGGGGTGGCATACGGAACGTCCCAGCCAGGAGTCCCGAGCTACGCGTCCTCGTCGGGGTCCGTCTCGGTCCCCTCGGCCGCCGACCGGTCCGACGTTCCCGGCGTTCCCTCGCGGGTTCGGGCCGTCCGTGGCATCCCGGCGCCGGGGAAGAACAGGCTCGGGTCGTCGTGGGTGAACGAGACGGTGGCGTCATCCTCGGGGGGCGTGACGTGGGTGTAGAACGTATCGTCGACCACGGTACGGAGCCCCTCGAGCCGGTCCTCGTCGACCGCCGCGGGGACGAAGATGGCCACCTCGGCGTCCGCGCTGTAGAGGATGGTGAGGAACTGTATCTCGCCCGGGAGGTCGGCCCGGAGGACCTCGTACTCGTCGATCTCGTGGACGCTGACGACCTCGTCCAGCCCGTCGAACTCCTCGCGCTGGACGACCACGCCCACGCCGGGCTCGTCGTCGTCGATGACGCCGCTGGCAGTCGGGTGGAGAACGGTGGTCCGCCAGCCGGCCTTGCGGTGCTCGTCGGCGGACTGTTCCATCTCCAGCACGAGCTGTTTCCAGTGGTTCTCCGTGGCGCCGTCGGGGACCTCCCCCGGGTCGACATCCTCGCCGGCTTCGGGAGCCTCGTCACCCTGGGACGCCTCGCTGTGCGCGTCCGTCCCTGCGGTCTCGTCGTCCATGTCCTCACTCCGGGGCGGGGACGTGAAAACCTGTTCGCCGCGGCGGCGGGCGACTCAGGCGCCGTCAGCCCGGTCGTCACGGACGTTCTGCCCCTGCGTCTCGGCGAAGGCGTTCGCATCGCCGTCGTAGACCACCTCACCGCGGAGCATCGTCCACTCGGGGAAGACCCCTTCCCGGCCCTCGAACGGTGTCCAGCCACACTTCGAGTGCAGGTCCAGTCCCCGGATGGGACGCGTCTCAGCCGGGTCGACGAGGACGAGGTCGGCGTCGCGCCCCGCCTCGACACGGCCCTTCGACGGGAGACCGAATATCTCGGCCGGGTTCGTGGCGGTCACGTCCCGCACCCGCTCGTAGGAGAGTTGCCCGTCGCGGGCCGCCGCGAGCAGCAGGGGCAGCGCCGTCTCCACGCCGGGCACGCCCGAGGGTGCGTCCCAGATGCCGGCGTCCTTCTCCTCGCGGGTGTGGGGCGCGTGGTCGGTCGCGACCACGTCGACGGTCCCGTCGGCGAGTCGCTCGAACAGCGCCTTGCGGCGGGCCTCACTCCGGAGGGGCGGGTTCATCCGACCGTACGTCCCCAGCTGGTCGAGGTCGTCGCGCGACAGGAACAGGTGGTGGGGCGTCACCTCACAGGTCAGGCCCGCGTCGACGGCCGCGTCGACGCCTTCGGGCGTGGAGGTGTGGGCGATGTGGACGGTGGCGTCGTGGTCGGCCGCGACCTCGCCCGCGCGCTCGACCGCGGCGGCCTCGGCCTCGGGTGTGCGGTAGGCGCTCCACGCGTCGGCGTCGTCGTCGGGCCGGTCGAGTGCCTCGTCCGCGAACAGGTCGGCATCCTCCGCGTGGACGGTGACGGCCACGTCCTCGGCGGCCGCACGCGCGACGGCGTCGTCGAACAGGTCGGCGTCGATACCCATGTCGCCGGTCGAGTCCGCGAGGAACACCTCGCCGAGGGCGAAGAGGGGGCGGTCGAACAGCGAGTCCGGGTCCCAGTCGGCCGTGACGCCGCCATTGAGACCGTAATCGACGGCCGAGGCGCGGGCGAAGGCGGCCTTCTCGTCGAACGCGTCGCCCGTCGTGGTGGGAGGGTCGGTGTTGGGCTGGTCGACGACGGTGGTGACGCCGCCCGCGGCGGCTGCCTTCGAGCCCGTCGTCCAGTCCTCCTTGTGGCCGAACCCCGGCTGGCGGAAGTGGACGTGAACGTCGATCATTCCGGGGAGGAGGCGTTTGCCGGTCGCGACCAGCACGTCCTCGTCGTCGGCCGCCGGCAGGTCCTCCGCGACGGCGGCGATGGTTTCGCCCTCGATGCGGACGTCGCGGACGCGCCCGTCGGCGAGCGTGGCATTTCGGATAAGCATACTCCGTGCTCGCGGGGCGGGCGCGTAAGTGTCCCGGACCCGGGGCGAAGAGGTAGCGATATGTGCCGGGGCGCAGAACGCCGGGGCATGTCCGGCGACGAGCCCACGGGCGGCGACGTGCCACCGGCGGCCCGAGCGGAGGCGGTCCAGGCCGTCCGGCGGGCGCTCGCGGAGCACGGCTACGCCGGCCTCACGACGAAACGAATCGCCGCCGAGTCCGAGAAGAGCGAGGCCTTCCTCTTCTACCACTACGACAGCAAGGAGGACCTGGTGCTCGCGTTCATGGACTGGGCGACCGGCCGCGTCACCGACCGACTGGAGGGAGCCGAGGGGACCCCGGCACAGCAGCTCTACGGCCTCTGTGACGCGCTCGTCGGCGACCCCGGCGACGACATCGAGCGCGGGACGAACGTCGCGATGATGGAGTTGCTGGCGCACGCACGGCACAACGGGGCGTTCCGCGACCGACTGATAGCCTACGAGGAGGCCATCATCGGCGACACCGCCGACCTCATCCGCGAGGGCATCGCCGCCGGGCAGTTCCGCGACGTGGACCCGGAGTCGACGGCCGCGTTCATCCTGACGCTCGCGGACGGCACCGTCGGCGCGGTCCAGGCACTCGGGATGACCGAGGTCGGCGAGGGGGTCCGCGAGCGCCTCTTCGAGTACCTCGCACGCGAGGTGCTGGCCGAGGGCGTCGAACCGCCGACGCCGGGCTCGGTCAGTCGCCGTTGAGACGCGGGGGAACGTCCGACCCAGCCCGGTTCTCCCCCTCGAGGCGGTCGTCACCACGCCCGCTGGCGTAGGTGCGGGCCGCGGCCGTGTCCTCGGTCAGCAGCAGGCGCTCCAGCCGTGATTCGAACGCCGCCTCGTCTAGCTCACCGTTCGCGTACCGTTCGCGGAGGCGTGCCAGGGCCGCGTCCTCGTCGGCCGTCCCCGGAGAACGGTCGCCGCGGCCGTCGTGCCAGCGGTCGGTCCGTGACGTGCGCTCGTGGCCGCGTCGCTTCGCCGCCCCGACCGCGACCGGCATGACGCCGCCGAAGCCGACCGGGAACACGACCCAGAACCAGCTCACCCCCAGTGCCGCCAGCGTGAACGCAGTCCCGAGGGTCAGCATCGTCACCAGTCCGGCGACGGCTCCGGGGTCCGAGTCGGCCGGGAACCGGCGGAGGCGGGCGTGCCGAGTCATCGGCGGTCACCTCCGTCCGTCGCGACCGACCCGTCCGCCGCGCCGGGACCCGCGTCGGCGGTGACCGCCCCGCCGTCGGGTGCGACCGGCGCGTCCGAGCCGTCGGTCACCCCGAGCCGCCCGCCGGCGGTCTCTCGCTGGCCGGACGCGGGCACGTGGTCGGTCCCGGCCGCCGCCCCCAGGCCCGTCGGCGGCATGTTCCGGTAGACCGTCTCGTACTCGTCCTGGCGGACGAGGTAGGTCTCGTGCCAGATGCCGACCGCGCCGTCGGCCAGCTCGCCGTTGAACCGTGACCACATCGAGCGGTGTTCCTCGCCCTCGCGGGCGTAGTCCCGGAGTGCCTCGAACGACTCCCAGTACTGGACGAACTGGAACTCCCGGGGGCTCACCATCATCGACCGGGACTCCAGCAACCCGACCGGGTCGGCCTCCTGCTCACGGACCATCCGCGGCGCGCTCAGGAACACCGGCAACCACCGGTGAACCGCCCGGAAACGGTTGATGCGCATCCCGACGAGGAAGACGACGAAGTCCCCCTCCCGCTCCGCGTGGAGCCGCTCACGATTCACGTTCATGTTTCTGAGTAAGCACTCACTCAGCATAAATCTAGGTGAACACTCAGTGGCACCGAGGGTCGGGTGAATCGAGACGGAATCGGCGGCGCAGAAGCAGTAGAGCCGTGTTACAGACCGACTACGGACTCAGTCGCTGGCGATCCCGCGGGAACAGCACGGCCTCACGGATGTTGGCGAGGCCGAGCATCGTCATGACCAGCCGCTCGACGCCGTACGCCCAGCCCGCGTGGGGCGGCATGCCGTACTTGAACATCTTCGTGTAGTACTCGAACTGGTCGGGGTCGAGGCCCTGCTGCTCGAAGCCCGCGACGAGTTCCTCGTAGCGGTGCTCACGCTGGCCGCCCGAGACCAGTTCCATCCGCGGGTGCATCAGGTCGAAGCCCTTCGAGTACTCGGGGTCGTCGTCGTAGTCCTGGATGTAGAACGGCTTGATCTCCGCGGGCCAGTCCGTGATGAAGTAGTGCCCGCCGACATCGTCGCCGAGGGCCTTCTCGCCCTCGGTGGGGAGGTCGTCGCCCCATGAGAGGTGCTCGTCGAGTTCGCCGGTCGCGTTGATGCGCTCGATGGCCTCCTCGTAGGTGAGCCGCGGGAACCCCTCGTCGGGCACCTCGAACGCCTCCGTCATGTCCAGGGTCTCCAGTTCGTCCTGGCAGTTCTCCGCGACGGCCTCGTACGCGGCCATCAGGGTGCCCTCACAGACATCCATCGCCTCGTGGTGGTCGATGAACGCGGATTCGAAGTCGATCATCGTCGCCTCGTTCAGGTGGCGCGGGGTGTTGTGCTCCTCCGCGCGGAAGATGGGCCCGACCTCGAAGACGCGCTCCAGCCCGGAGCCGACCATCAGCTGCTTGAACAGCTGCGGGCTCTGGTTCATGAACGCCTCGCGCCCGAAGTACGTGACCGGGAACAGCTCCGTCCCGCCCTCGGTTCCCGTGGCGACGATCTTCGGCGTGTTGATCTCCGTACAGCCCTCGCCGCGGAAGTAGTCACGCACCGCGCGGAGGACCTCGGCGCGGATCTCGAAGATGGCCTGCGCCTCGGGACGGCGCACGTCCAGGGTGCGGTTGTCCAGGCGGGTCGGGAGTTCGGCGTCGACCTTCCCGGAGGGGTCGAGCGGCAGCTCCGGCTCGGCCGGGGCGATGACCTCGACGGACTCGGGGACGACCTCGACGCCCGTGGGGGCGCGCTCCTCCTCCTCGACGGTGCCGGTGACCTGCACGACGGACTCGCGCGTGACCTCGGTGCCCGTCTCGACGAGGTCGTCGTCCATCTCGTCCTTCTCGAACTTGACCTGTATCTTGCCGGTCGTGTCCCGGACGATGAGGAAGGCGATGCCGCCGAGGTCGCGGATCTCGTGGGCCCAGCCGGCGACCGTCACGTGGTCGCCCGGCTCGGCGTCCGCGGTGTACGTTCTGTTGTCCATATCCGTGGTTCTCGTACCGGGGCCGAAAACGTGTCGTTACCGTGTGAACGCTTCCGTGACCTCGAAACCCGAGTTCAAATCGATAAATCCGAGGATACAGTTTGGAAGTCGGGATTCCACCGCGTGTCTACCTTATATCTCGATAATCTGCATATCACGCGCTCCCCGAGGTTCAAGTACGATACCGCGACCAGACGCCCCGTGACCTGACGCATCAAGCGGGTCGGGCAATCCGGGCGCGGTATCGCACCGCGTGACGGTTCGGCCAGCGCGACACGACCGACCCGTCGCCGGTGGGAGTTCGTGGGCTCCCGCAGTGTCGCCTGTTCGCTAGACTGGGATGGTAGTGGTGGCGATGGAGACTTCGCTTCCCTCGCGCTCTCTCACGAACGCGACGGCAGGGACCGCTACGAAGCCCTCGCGCTCTCGACCGTCCGGGAGTCGCTGCGCTCCTCGCTCACTACGTTCGCTCCGGTGCTTGCTTCCTCCGGGACGAATCGAGAGCGCTCGCCCTTCGAGTCCGCCAGGGGGCTATTGCTCGGCCGAGCGTTCGTGCGTGGTGGTTCCACCGGAGCGCTAGCGTCCCCACACCTCCCCGCGCGAGCGCTGTGGTGGCTCCGCACGGCGCTGAGGCGCCGGCTCCGCCAGTGGTGGCGCTCGCCGCGCTTCCTGGTCCCGGAACCAACTGGCCGACCAGCCGCTCGGCTGGTGCGTGCTCGTCCGTCAGTCGTACCGGCGCGCGCTGGCAGCTGTGCCGCAGGCCAGCCGCCGCTACACGTGCGAGGGCCGAGAAGCGTCGTGCGAGAGAGCTTCGCTCTCTCGTGATCTCGAAAATCGAAGATTTTCGGCGACAGAGCGGGACTCCGTCCCGCTTGCAGTCGGACGTAGTCCGACGACAGCGTAGCGAGCATCGCAGGCGGTTGGAGAGGTGTGAGGCTCACGGACCCGGCTGACCAGCGTGCGGTCCTGGCGGCCTCGCCCTTCGGTAGACGACCCCTTATAAATGATGACGAGGGAGCCAACCAGCGAAACCGTTAATCTGCAGTAACATCGCTCCCGAGACACACGGATGTCGATGGGTGGGCTCGGGACACTGGCGGCGGTGCGGCACGCGATGGACCAGTGGCGACCGGCGGAGTCGGGAACTGTCGACGACCGTCGAACCACACTCGAAGGGCACCTCCGGAAGAAACTGGACAGCGCACGTCAGGTCGAGACCCACCGAACTACCGCGCTCCCGGACGTGGTCGTCGACGGAACCGTCGGCATCCTGTTCGTCGACGAGGTCTCGGGGCGGACCGTCGCTCGCATCGAGGAGCGGCTGGACCGCTTCGACGGCGAGTACCCACTATTGTTCGTCGTCGGAGACGTTCGGGAACAGGCGGTCTGGAAGCGGCTTCGGGAGGCCTACACGGATTCCGGCCCGACCGCCGGGCGAACCGAGTTCGTCTTCGAATCGCTGGGGAGCCTCCGAGCCCCGGACCACGACTGGGGCGACTGGGAGGAGTCCGACGAACCGTGGCACGACCTGCGGAGCGCGTGGGTCTATCCAGCGCTGGCGGCCTGCCTGTTACTGGTCGACGAACTGCTTCGCCACGTCGCCGGTGTTGACCCGTTCCTCCCCAGCGAACCGGTATGGCGGCTCTTCTTCCTGGGAATCGTTCTAATCGGGGTCATCGGCGAGGACCTGGTTCGACCGTGGCTGCACGGGTGAACCCGGCACCCCCAGCCGCCCGCGACGGCCCGATGTCGTACCCCGACGGACGACGACCGAGCGCGCCGTTTCCCGACCCTTCCGACACGGTTTAGTCGCGCGGTAGCCACGCCCGCGTATGAGCGGCACGCCGTGGTCCGACTGGACCCACATCACCAAGCTCGACCCCGACAAGGAGCTGGTCGACGGGGAGACGTTCGGTGACGTCTGCGAGACCGGCACGGACGCCATCGAGATCGGCGGCACCACCGGGATGACCGAGGAGAAGATGGAGCGGGTCGTCGAGGCCTGCGTCGCCCACGACGTGCCCGTCTACATCGAGCCCTCCCATTCGGGCACCGTCGTCCACGACGAGGGGCTGGACGGCTACCTCATCCCCATCGTGTTCAACGCCGGCGACATCGCGTGGGTCACCGGCGCCCACAAGGAGTGGGTCCGCTCGGACCCCGACATCGACTGGGGCCGGACCCACACGGAGGCGTACATCGTCCTCAACCCCGACTCATCCGTGGCGGAGTACACGCAGGCCGACTGCAACCTCGACGCCGAGGAGGTCGCGGCCTACGCCACGGCGGCCGAGCGCATGTTCGGCCAGGACATCGTCTACATCGAGTACTCGGGGACCCTGGGCGACACCGAGAAGGTCGGCGCCGCCCGCGACGCGCTCGACGAGGCCACCCTCTTCTACGGCGGCGGCATCCACGACTACGACTCCGCCTATCAGATGGGCGAGCACGCGGATACGGTCATCGTCGGCGACCTCGTCCACGACGAGGGCGCCGACGCAGTCCGGGAGACGGTCGAGGGTGCCCGTGACGCCCAGGCCGCGACGCGGTAGACGGGGGACCGTTCGGCGCACCGCGTGCAACCCCTGCGGCACGCCGGCCAACGCGACACACCACCGACAGCGGTTTACGTGTCGCATCGAACCCGAGTGCATGCGGGAGTTCGACGGAGCCGGGGGCCGCACATGAGCGTCATCGCGGAGTACCGACTCTCCGCAGACCGGCTCGTCCTGGGGTCGACGTTCGAGACGGTCCCCGACATCGAGCTGGAGCTGGAGCGGTCGTTCGCCACGGACCCGGACCATCCCATCCTCTTCGCGTGGGGCCGGGGGCCGCTGGATGCGTTCGAACGCGCCGCGACCGACGACCCGACGGTCGCGGACCTGAACGTGCTGGACACCGTCGGCGAGAAGCGGCTCTACCGTATCGCCGTCGGCGACGCCACGGAGGTCGTGCTCTACCCGCGGTGGGTCGAACTCGGCGCCGAACGGCTCGAGGCGTGGTACGCCGACGACTGGTGGCACTCCCGGACGCGCTTCCCGGACCGTGACGCGCTCGCCGACTACCGGACCTACCTCGCCGACAACGACATCGCCTTCCAGCTGAAGCGGCTGTACGACGCCGAGCAAGCGACGGACGACGACCTCGGTCTGACGCCGGAACAGCGCGAGACGCTCGTGCTGGCCTACGAGATGGGCTACTTCGACATCCCACGGGGCACCACCACCTCGGGGCTGGCCGAGGAGCTCGACATCTCGAACCAGGCCATCTCCGAGCGGCTCCGCCGTGGCTACAGTCGGCTGGTCGAACAGCTCATCTGAGCCTATCCTCGCACGAATCATCGACCACCGGACAGCTGCTATCCCGTTCCTGCTTCAGCCCGCGCTCTCGGCCTGTTCCTGCCAGTCCCGGATGCGGTCGGCGCTCACACCCGAGACGCGGCTGGCCACGTCGTCCGGGTCGGCGGCCTGCAGGTCCGCGAGCGACTCGATGTCCGCATCGGCCAGCTTCGCGGCGGTCTTCTCCCCCACGCCGTCGAGGTCGTCCAGGTCCCGGGTCGCCCGGCGCGCCTGGAACTCCTCGAAGTTGCAGATGGGACAGCCCAGCTCCCAGGGGTCGCCGTCGCCGTCGTGGATGACCAGCTCCGGCAGGTCGTGGTCGGGACAGAACTCGTCGGTCACCTCGATGTCGCCACGCCGAGGGAGCGGCAGCGAGTAGTCACAGTCCGGGTAGCGCGTACAGCCGACGAGCCGGCTCCCGCTCTGGAGGTGCTTGATGGCGAGTTCGCCACCGTGCTCCTCGCCACACTCCGGGCAGACGCCGATGACCTCGTCCTCCTGTGCATCGGCCTCCTCGGCCTTACAGATGGGACAGCCGTGGACGAACGTCGAGCGGCCGGCGAGCATCTTCACATGGTGGAGATGGTGCTCCTCACAGGAGTCCTCCATCACCGTCGGCTCGCCCGAGGAGGGGAGCTGGTAGGTGTTCTCGCAGTCCGGGTACCCCTCACAGCCGACGAAGTACGACCCGCGCCGCGACCGCCGGACGATGAGCGTCTCGCCACACTCCGGGCACGGCCCCAGCCGCTTGTCGTCCTTCAGCGCCTCCCGGAGGTGGTCACCGATAGCCTCGCGGGACTCGTGCAGCTCGTCGAACACCCGCCCCAGCATCTCGCGGGACTCGTCGGTCACGTCGTCCAGCGTCGCCTCTCCGTTCGCGATGGCGGTCATGTCCTGCTCGAGTTGCTGGGTCATCGACTCGTCGACGACGAGGTCAGCGAACTCCTCGGCGGCCTCGACGACCGCCATCGCCAGCCGTGTCGGCCGCGGTGGGTCGTCCTCGATGTAGCCGCGGTCGTACAGTTTCTCGATGGTGTTGTGGCGGGTCGACTTCGTCCCCACCCCTCTAGCCTCTAGCTCCTCGATGAGCCGGGACTGTCCGCGCCGGCGCGGCGGCTGGGTCTGCTTTGCCTCCAGCCGCGCGTCCGTCAGGTCGAGCTCCTCGCCCTCGTCCACGTCGGGGACGAGGTTCTCGTCGGAGGAGGCGTAGGGGTAGACATCGAGGTAGCCGGGCTCGAGCAGGCGCTTCCCGTTGGCCTTCAGCTGGCAGCCGTTCGCCTCGGCCGTGACGCGGAGGTGCTCCCACTCGGCAGGGTCCGCACAGGTCGCGAGGAACCGCCGGACGACGAGTTCGTACACCTCCCACTCGTCGTCGCCGATATCGGCCTTGCCGGGAATCTCCCCGGTCGGGTGGATGGGCGGGTGGTCGGTCGTTTCCGTCTCGCCGCGGGTGGGCTCGATGTCCTCGCCGTCCTCGAGCAGCGAGGCGGCATCCTCGCCGAAGGCACCCGAGTCGGCGAACGTCGCCAGCAGCTCCTCGGGGTCGAGGTCCTCAGGGTAGACGGTGTTGTCCGTCCGCGGGTAGGTGATGTAGCCCGCCGTGTACAGTTCCTCGGCGATGCTCATCGCTCGACCGGCACCGTAGCCCAGCGAACTCGCCGCGCGGATGAACTGGGT of the Haloglomus salinum genome contains:
- a CDS encoding phosphoglycerol geranylgeranyltransferase; translated protein: MSGTPWSDWTHITKLDPDKELVDGETFGDVCETGTDAIEIGGTTGMTEEKMERVVEACVAHDVPVYIEPSHSGTVVHDEGLDGYLIPIVFNAGDIAWVTGAHKEWVRSDPDIDWGRTHTEAYIVLNPDSSVAEYTQADCNLDAEEVAAYATAAERMFGQDIVYIEYSGTLGDTEKVGAARDALDEATLFYGGGIHDYDSAYQMGEHADTVIVGDLVHDEGADAVRETVEGARDAQAATR
- a CDS encoding helix-turn-helix domain-containing protein, with product MSVIAEYRLSADRLVLGSTFETVPDIELELERSFATDPDHPILFAWGRGPLDAFERAATDDPTVADLNVLDTVGEKRLYRIAVGDATEVVLYPRWVELGAERLEAWYADDWWHSRTRFPDRDALADYRTYLADNDIAFQLKRLYDAEQATDDDLGLTPEQRETLVLAYEMGYFDIPRGTTTSGLAEELDISNQAISERLRRGYSRLVEQLI
- a CDS encoding DNA topoisomerase I, which encodes MELIITEKDNAARRIADILSDGSAGTDRRNGVNVYQWGGGETVCVGLSGHVVGVDFPPEYDDWRDVRPVELLHADIEKRPTQENIVRTLQQLAREADEAVIATDYDREGELIGKEAYELVDEVASIPIQRVRFSSITEREVTEAFENPDELDFDLAAAGEARQIIDLLWGASLTRFLSLSAGQLGEDFISVGRVQSPTLKLIVDREREIEAFDPDDYWELFTDLHKDAVEFEAQYFYEGEDGTENERVWNEADADDAYAALSEAASATVTGVRRRTRTDDPPAPFNTTQFIRAASSLGYGAGRAMSIAEELYTAGYITYPRTDNTVYPEDLDPEELLATFADSGAFGEDAASLLEDGEDIEPTRGETETTDHPPIHPTGEIPGKADIGDDEWEVYELVVRRFLATCADPAEWEHLRVTAEANGCQLKANGKRLLEPGYLDVYPYASSDENLVPDVDEGEELDLTDARLEAKQTQPPRRRGQSRLIEELEARGVGTKSTRHNTIEKLYDRGYIEDDPPRPTRLAMAVVEAAEEFADLVVDESMTQQLEQDMTAIANGEATLDDVTDESREMLGRVFDELHESREAIGDHLREALKDDKRLGPCPECGETLIVRRSRRGSYFVGCEGYPDCENTYQLPSSGEPTVMEDSCEEHHLHHVKMLAGRSTFVHGCPICKAEEADAQEDEVIGVCPECGEEHGGELAIKHLQSGSRLVGCTRYPDCDYSLPLPRRGDIEVTDEFCPDHDLPELVIHDGDGDPWELGCPICNFEEFQARRATRDLDDLDGVGEKTAAKLADADIESLADLQAADPDDVASRVSGVSADRIRDWQEQAESAG